A genomic region of Streptomyces rimosus contains the following coding sequences:
- the gltX gene encoding glutamate--tRNA ligase produces the protein MANATPVRVRFCPSPTGNPHVGLVRTALFNWAFARHTQGTMVFRIEDTDAARDSEESYNQLLDSMRWLGLDWDEGPEIGGPHAPYRQSQRMDLYKDVAQKLLDAGHAYKCYCSTEELDARREAARAAGKPSGYDGKCRALTADEITAYEAEGREPIVRFRMPDEPITFTDLVRGELTFTPENVPDYGILRANGAPLYTLVNPVDDALMEITHVLRGEDLLSSTPRQVALYKALIDLGIAKSIPLFGHLPYVMGEGNKKLSKRDPQASLNLYRERGFLPEGLLNYLSLLGWSFSADQDVFSIDEMVAAFDIADVNANPARFDLKKAEAINADHIRRLDVKAFAEACRPWLQAPHANWDPADFDEAAWQAIAPHAQTRLTVLSDITANVDFLFRKEPVEDEASWNKAMKGDPVALLTTAREKLSAADWSSAESLKQAVLAAGEEHGLKLGKAQAPVRVAVTGRTVGLPLFESLEILGKERTLARIDAALAKLGA, from the coding sequence GTGGCTAACGCGACCCCCGTCCGCGTCCGTTTCTGTCCCTCCCCGACCGGCAACCCCCACGTGGGCCTGGTCCGCACCGCCCTGTTCAACTGGGCCTTCGCCCGGCACACCCAGGGCACCATGGTCTTCCGCATCGAGGACACCGACGCGGCCCGTGACTCCGAGGAGTCCTACAACCAGCTGCTCGACTCGATGCGCTGGCTGGGCCTGGACTGGGACGAGGGCCCCGAGATCGGCGGCCCCCACGCGCCGTACCGGCAGTCCCAGCGCATGGACCTCTACAAGGACGTCGCGCAGAAGCTGCTCGACGCCGGCCACGCCTACAAGTGCTACTGCTCCACCGAGGAGCTGGACGCCCGCCGCGAGGCCGCCCGCGCGGCCGGCAAGCCCTCCGGGTACGACGGCAAGTGCCGCGCGCTGACCGCCGACGAGATCACCGCGTACGAGGCCGAGGGCCGCGAGCCGATCGTCCGCTTCCGGATGCCGGACGAGCCGATCACCTTCACCGACCTGGTCCGCGGCGAGCTGACCTTCACCCCGGAGAACGTGCCCGACTACGGCATCCTCCGCGCCAACGGTGCCCCCCTCTACACGCTCGTCAACCCGGTCGACGACGCCCTGATGGAGATCACCCACGTCCTGCGCGGCGAGGACCTGCTGTCCTCCACCCCCCGCCAGGTGGCCCTGTACAAGGCCCTGATCGACCTGGGCATCGCCAAGTCGATCCCCCTCTTCGGCCACCTCCCGTACGTCATGGGCGAGGGCAACAAGAAGCTCTCCAAGCGCGACCCGCAGGCGTCCCTCAACCTCTACCGCGAGCGCGGTTTCCTCCCCGAGGGCCTCCTGAACTACCTCTCCCTCCTCGGCTGGTCCTTCTCCGCCGACCAGGACGTCTTCTCCATCGACGAGATGGTCGCGGCCTTCGACATCGCCGACGTCAACGCCAACCCGGCCCGCTTCGACCTGAAGAAGGCCGAGGCGATCAACGCCGACCACATCCGCCGCCTGGACGTGAAGGCGTTCGCCGAGGCCTGCCGCCCCTGGCTCCAGGCCCCCCACGCCAACTGGGACCCGGCCGACTTCGACGAGGCCGCCTGGCAGGCCATCGCCCCCCACGCGCAGACCCGCCTGACGGTCCTCTCCGACATCACCGCCAACGTCGACTTCCTGTTCCGCAAGGAGCCGGTCGAGGACGAGGCGTCCTGGAACAAGGCGATGAAGGGCGACCCGGTGGCCCTGCTCACCACCGCCCGCGAAAAGCTCTCGGCCGCCGACTGGTCCAGCGCCGAATCCCTCAAGCAGGCCGTCCTGGCGGCAGGCGAGGAACACGGCCTCAAGCTCGGCAAGGCCCAGGCCCCGGTCCGCGTGGCCGTAACCGGCCGCACCGTCGGCCTCCCGCTCTTCGAGTCCCTGGAAATCCTGGGCAAGGAGCGGACGCTGGCGCGCATCGACGCGGCGCTGGCGAAGCTGGGCGCGTAA
- a CDS encoding fumarylacetoacetate hydrolase family protein, with the protein MRIARFSIDGNVGFGVLDGDEIDVIKGHPFAEFERSGHKVPLDKVRLLPPVLPNKVVAVGRNYAAHARELGNEVPDVPVTFFKPSTSVIGPGDPVLYPSFSQEVHHEAELAVVIGRMCREVPRERVKDVILGYTCANDITARDVQQRESQWARAKGFDTSCPLGPWVETELDPGDLTIMCTVNGEQRQLGRTSEMVRSVEDLIVHITEAMTLLPGDVVLTGTPAGVGPLQDGDEVAVHIEGIGTLTNKVIKRG; encoded by the coding sequence GTGCGCATCGCCAGATTCTCCATCGACGGCAACGTCGGCTTCGGCGTCCTCGACGGCGACGAGATCGACGTCATCAAGGGACACCCTTTCGCCGAATTCGAGCGCTCGGGCCACAAGGTCCCCTTGGACAAGGTCCGCCTGCTGCCCCCGGTCCTGCCCAACAAGGTCGTCGCGGTCGGCCGCAACTACGCCGCCCACGCCCGTGAGCTGGGCAACGAGGTCCCGGATGTGCCGGTCACCTTCTTCAAGCCCTCCACCTCGGTGATCGGCCCCGGCGACCCGGTGCTCTACCCCTCCTTCTCCCAGGAGGTCCACCACGAGGCCGAGCTCGCCGTCGTCATCGGCCGGATGTGCCGCGAGGTCCCGCGCGAGCGCGTCAAGGACGTCATCCTCGGCTACACCTGCGCCAACGACATCACCGCGCGCGACGTACAGCAGCGCGAGTCCCAGTGGGCGCGGGCCAAGGGCTTCGACACCTCCTGCCCGCTCGGCCCCTGGGTCGAGACGGAGCTGGACCCGGGCGACCTGACGATCATGTGCACCGTCAACGGCGAACAACGTCAGCTCGGCCGCACGAGCGAGATGGTCCGCTCCGTCGAAGACCTGATCGTGCACATCACCGAGGCGATGACGCTGCTCCCCGGCGACGTCGTCCTCACGGGCACCCCGGCCGGGGTCGGCCCCCTCCAGGACGGCGACGAGGTCGCCGTCCACATCGAAGGCATCGGCACTCTCACCAACAAGGTGATCAAGCGTGGCTAA
- a CDS encoding DUF6247 family protein translates to MDREIEVDRAACERTPDAIRTALQRRPDWLQYFEQDWLSAAADFDRAELDRVVDKWFPFACACATPGYLDQVEQMAKRLAGGDTEGMVFRDAEGNAYDAENRPIDVGRCP, encoded by the coding sequence ATGGACAGAGAGATCGAAGTGGATCGGGCCGCCTGCGAGCGGACTCCGGACGCCATCCGCACGGCGTTGCAGCGGCGCCCGGACTGGCTGCAGTACTTCGAGCAGGACTGGCTCAGCGCGGCGGCGGATTTCGATCGTGCGGAGCTGGACCGGGTCGTCGACAAATGGTTCCCCTTCGCGTGCGCGTGCGCGACGCCCGGCTACCTGGATCAGGTGGAGCAGATGGCCAAGCGCCTGGCGGGAGGGGACACGGAAGGCATGGTCTTCCGGGACGCCGAGGGCAACGCGTACGACGCCGAGAACCGTCCCATCGACGTCGGCAGGTGCCCATGA